A window from Anser cygnoides isolate HZ-2024a breed goose chromosome 1, Taihu_goose_T2T_genome, whole genome shotgun sequence encodes these proteins:
- the LOC136789138 gene encoding heat shock transcription factor, X-linked-like: MVMLEHLPPQRPDRPAGSRSLSGRTKTKLATEMASGGNFSENEIKEIKREPLPAETSPVSAPDKLVESSESPSAEPLGQHRGAACDGAAASVKEEMDWLASTDNCESKPCSSSEESAVKANVFSFLSFPEKLWQLVESNDFKTIWWGHCGNCIVIDEEIFKVEVLGRSGPQKIFETGRMKSFIRQLNLYGFTKMQQDFQRSASLPEFLAEEDAFSAHRKLLLYHNPNFKRDSPHLLVNCKRRVALKRKATAAHATQAALYGNCPSSSPGIQHGWGADAGEEKDGMAAAPAEHTQTAAPAGPPLPKRQAKATPQASGAHPASGVDAPSLPGPAAEAAGRDEQQPPASSQLPPRSSPSPSASPTPTRHYFLPLMGAGSAPTHQNAPAPRIPWATIPPFRPFAILGPAAASATAMPNPPDWQPSAAPHCPTCTCSPNKAAAGDGLEP, from the exons ATGGTGATGCTCGAGCATCTCCCACCACAACGCCCAGACAGACCAGCTGGGTCTCGCTCGCTGAGTGGCAGGACGAAGACTAAGCTGGCCACTGAAATGGCTTCAGGCGGaaacttcagtgaaaatgagataaaagaaattaagaggGAGCCGCTTCCAGCAGAAACTTCACCTGTTTCTGCTCCAGACAAGCTGGTTGAATCCTCAGAGTCCCCTTCTGCTGAGCCTCTGGGTCAGCACAGAGGAGCAGCTTGTGATGGTGCTGCAGCATCAGTAAAGGAAGAAATGGATTGGCTGGCTTCCACTGATAACTGTGAGAGCAAACCCTGCAGTTCTTCTGAGGAGAGCGCTGTCAAAGCCAAcgtcttctccttcctcagtttcccagagaaactgtggcaACTAGTTGAAAGCAACGACTTTAAGACCATTTGGTGGGGTCACTGTGGAAACTGCATTGTGAttgatgaagaaatatttaaagtggAAGTGCTGGGAAGGAGCGGGCCTCAGAAAATTTTTGAGACTGGGCGTATGAAAAGTTTCATCCGTCAGCTTAACCTGTACGGATTTACCAAAATGCAACAGGACTTCCAAAGATCTGCCTCACTTCCTGAATTCCTTGCAGAAGAAGATGCGTTTTCTGCTCACAGGAAG tTACTCCTCTACCACAACCCCAACTTCAAGAGAGATTCTCCCCACCTGCTCGTCAACTGCAAGCGCCGTGTTGCTCTGAAGAGGAAAGCCACGGCTGCCCATGCAACGCAGGCGGCTCTGTATGGAaactgccccagcagcagcccaggcatCCAGCATGGGTGGGGAGCAGATGCCGGGGAGGAGAAGGACGggatggcagcagctccagcagagcaCACGCAGacagcagcccccgcagggCCCCCACTCCCAAAGCGCCAGGCAAAAGCCACCCCCCAGGCTAGCGGTGCCCATCCAGCCTCAGGCGTGgatgctccctccctgccaggccccgctgcagaggcagcaggcagggacgAGCAacagcctccagcctcctcccagctgCCACCACGCAGCAGCCCGAGCCCATCTGCCTCTCCTACTCCCACACGGCACTACTTTCTGCCTCTCATGGGAGCCGGCTCGGCACCTACGCACCAAAACGCGCCAGCTCCACGGATTCCCTGGGCCACCATACCTCCCTTCCGTCCTTTTGCAATTCTTGGGCcggcagcagcctctgccacGGCCATGCCGAATCCACCCGACTGGCAGCCCTCAGCAGCCCCACACTGCCCAACTTGCACCTGCAGCCCAAACAAGGCAGCTGCAGGCGATGGGCTGGAACCCTAG
- the LOC136789024 gene encoding heat shock transcription factor, X-linked-like — MVMLEHLPPQRPDRPAGSRSLSGRTKTKLATEMASGGNFSENEIKEIKREPLPAETSPVSAPDKLVESSESPSAEPLGQHRGAACDGAAASVKEEMDWLASTDNCESKPCSSSEESAVKANVFSFLSFPEKLWQLVESNDFKTIWWGHCGNCIVIDEEIFKVEVLGRSGPQKIFETGRMKSFIRQLNLYGFTKMQQDFQRSASLPEFLAEEDAFSAHRKLLLYHNPNFKRDSPHLLVNCKRRVALKRKATAAHATQAALYGNCPSSSPGIQHGWGADAGEEKDGMAAAPAEHTQTAAPAGPPLPKRQAKATPQASGAHPASGVDAPSLPGPAAEAAGRDEQQPPASSQLPPRSSPSPSASPTPTRHYFLPLMGAGSAPTHQNAPAPRIPWATIPPFRPFAILGPAAAAATAMPNPPDWQPSAAPHCPTCTCSPNKAAAGDGLEP; from the exons ATGGTGATGCTCGAGCATCTCCCACCACAACGCCCAGACAGACCAGCTGGGTCTCGCTCGCTGAGTGGCAGGACGAAGACTAAGCTGGCCACTGAAATGGCTTCAGGCGGaaacttcagtgaaaatgagataaaagaaattaagaggGAGCCGCTTCCAGCAGAAACTTCACCTGTTTCTGCTCCAGACAAGCTGGTTGAATCCTCAGAGTCCCCTTCTGCTGAGCCTCTGGGTCAGCACAGAGGAGCAGCTTGTGATGGTGCTGCAGCATCAGTAAAGGAAGAAATGGATTGGCTGGCTTCCACTGATAACTGTGAGAGCAAACCCTGCAGTTCTTCTGAGGAGAGCGCTGTCAAAGCCAAtgtcttctccttcctcagtttcccagagaaactgtggcaACTAGTTGAAAGCAACGACTTTAAGACCATTTGGTGGGGTCACTGTGGAAACTGCATTGTGAttgatgaagaaatatttaaagtggAAGTGCTGGGAAGGAGCGGGCCTCAGAAAATTTTTGAGACTGGGCGTATGAAAAGTTTCATCCGTCAGCTTAACCTGTACGGATTTACCAAAATGCAACAGGACTTCCAAAGATCTGCCTCACTTCCTGAATTCCTTGCAGAAGAAGATGCGTTTTCTGCTCACAGGAAG tTACTCCTCTACCACAACCCCAACTTCAAGAGAGATTCTCCCCACCTGCTCGTCAACTGCAAGCGCCGTGTTGCTCTGAAGAGGAAAGCCACGGCTGCCCATGCAACGCAGGCGGCTCTGTATGGAaactgccccagcagcagcccaggcatCCAGCATGGGTGGGGAGCAGATGCCGGGGAGGAGAAGGACGggatggcagcagctccagcagagcaCACGCAGacagcagcccccgcagggCCCCCACTCCCAAAGCGCCAGGCAAAAGCCACCCCCCAGGCTAGCGGTGCCCATCCAGCCTCAGGCGTGgatgctccctccctgccaggccctgctgcagaggcagcaggcagggacgAGCAacagcctccagcctcctcccagctgCCACCACGCAGCAGCCCGAGCCCATCTGCCTCTCCTACTCCCACACGGCACTACTTTCTGCCTCTCATGGGAGCCGGCTCGGCGCCTACGCACCAAAACGCGCCAGCTCCACGGATTCCCTGGGCCACCATACCTCCCTTCCGTCCTTTTGCAATTCTTGGGCCGGCAGCAGCCGCTGCCACGGCCATGCCGAATCCACCCGACTGGCAGCCCTCAGCAGCCCCACACTGCCCAACTTGCACCTGCAGCCCAAACAAGGCAGCTGCAGGCGATGGGCTGGAACCCTAG